The Afipia massiliensis genome has a segment encoding these proteins:
- a CDS encoding SDR family NAD(P)-dependent oxidoreductase produces the protein MPTSTPADSNAPKRTLLLTGASRGIGHATVIRFSSAGWRVITCSRHPFPEQCPWGAGPEDHIQVDLADHNDTARAIDEIRERLDGGALHALVNNAAISPKGKDGARMGSIDTDVDAWSHVFRVNFFAPIMMARGLIEELKAAKGSVVNVTSIAGSRVHPFAGAAYATSKAALASLTREMAADFGRVGVRVNAIAPGEIDTSILSPGTDKIVHEQIPMNRLGTPDEVAKIIYVLCTETSSYVNGAEIHINGGQHV, from the coding sequence ATGCCGACTTCAACTCCTGCCGATTCCAACGCGCCCAAACGCACCTTGCTGCTGACCGGTGCGAGCCGCGGCATCGGCCACGCCACCGTGATCCGGTTTTCCAGCGCAGGCTGGCGCGTCATCACCTGCTCGCGGCATCCGTTTCCCGAACAATGCCCGTGGGGCGCCGGGCCGGAAGACCACATCCAGGTCGACCTCGCCGATCACAACGACACCGCACGCGCCATCGATGAAATTCGCGAGCGGCTCGACGGCGGCGCGCTGCATGCGCTGGTCAACAACGCCGCGATTTCGCCGAAGGGCAAAGACGGCGCGCGCATGGGCTCCATCGACACCGACGTGGATGCCTGGAGCCATGTGTTCCGCGTGAATTTCTTCGCGCCGATCATGATGGCGCGCGGTTTGATCGAGGAATTGAAAGCGGCCAAGGGATCGGTGGTGAATGTCACGTCGATTGCAGGCTCGCGCGTGCATCCGTTCGCGGGCGCGGCTTACGCGACATCGAAAGCAGCGCTCGCATCGCTGACGCGCGAGATGGCCGCGGACTTCGGCCGCGTCGGCGTCCGCGTCAACGCGATCGCACCGGGCGAGATCGATACATCGATCCTGTCGCCAGGCACCGACAAGATCGTGCACGAGCAGATTCCGATGAATCGCCTCGGCACCCCGGATGAAGTGGCAAAGATCATCTACGTGCTGTGCACGGAGACAAGCTCCTACGTGAACGGCGCCGAGATTCACATCAACGGCGGCCAGCACGTGTAA
- a CDS encoding GNAT family N-acetyltransferase: MDTRAGSGKTPFSVEVVSRDDLKSCAVWPSMFAPERKDHRYYEIVEDALTDRFEYRYFAIVDDSGKTRAIQPFFLIDQDIVEGVRPEYVRWVSFVRRINPRFLKLRTLMVGCSAGEGHLACAHDLPAAVAAESLSREIVKHARALGADLIVLKEFPARYREALACFVKAGFTRAPSMPMTMLNVDYESFDAYASKAISGNSRRHFRKNLKAAEGECIRMSVTDDVSAQLDEIYPLYLQVYERSKLRFEKLTRDYFRQLSVRMKDKVRFLLWHRGNRLAAFGMFMIQEDQLFSEYLGFDYAVALDLHLYHYVVRDMTTWAIECGFKGVRSSGLNYDPKLRYGHRLDPIDLYVRHVSPLLNPVMKLALPWLQPVRYDATLKKFPNYGDLW; the protein is encoded by the coding sequence ATGGATACGCGTGCCGGCTCGGGCAAGACGCCATTTTCGGTGGAGGTCGTCTCTCGCGACGATCTGAAATCGTGCGCCGTCTGGCCGTCGATGTTCGCCCCCGAGCGGAAGGATCATCGCTATTACGAGATTGTCGAGGACGCGCTCACCGACAGGTTCGAATACCGGTATTTCGCCATTGTCGATGACAGCGGAAAAACACGGGCCATCCAGCCGTTCTTCCTGATCGATCAGGACATCGTGGAAGGCGTCAGGCCTGAATACGTGCGTTGGGTGTCGTTCGTCCGCCGGATCAATCCGCGCTTTCTCAAGTTGCGAACCCTGATGGTCGGTTGCTCCGCCGGCGAGGGGCATCTTGCCTGCGCGCACGATCTGCCGGCCGCTGTTGCAGCGGAATCGCTGTCACGCGAGATCGTCAAACATGCTCGGGCGCTGGGCGCGGATCTTATCGTTTTGAAGGAATTTCCGGCGCGGTACCGTGAAGCTCTGGCGTGCTTTGTGAAAGCCGGATTTACCCGTGCTCCGAGCATGCCGATGACCATGCTCAATGTCGACTATGAGAGCTTCGACGCTTACGCCTCCAAGGCCATCAGCGGCAACTCGCGCCGGCACTTCCGCAAGAATCTCAAGGCGGCGGAGGGGGAATGCATTCGCATGAGCGTCACCGATGACGTCTCGGCCCAGCTCGACGAGATCTATCCGCTCTATCTGCAGGTGTACGAACGCTCAAAACTTCGCTTCGAAAAACTGACCAGGGATTACTTCCGCCAGCTAAGCGTACGAATGAAGGACAAGGTCCGTTTCCTGCTCTGGCACCGCGGCAACAGGCTGGCTGCCTTCGGCATGTTCATGATTCAGGAGGACCAGTTGTTCTCCGAGTATCTCGGCTTCGACTATGCCGTCGCGCTCGATCTGCACCTCTATCACTACGTGGTCAGGGACATGACGACCTGGGCGATCGAGTGCGGATTCAAAGGGGTCCGCAGCAGCGGCCTCAACTACGATCCGAAGCTGCGTTACGGACACCGGCTCGACCCGATCGACCTTTATGTGCGTCACGTCTCGCCGCTGTTGAACCCTGTCATGAAACTGGCCCTGCCGTGGCTGCAGCCGGTGCGTTATGACGCCACGCTGAAGAAGTTCCCGAACTATGGTGATTTGTGGTGA
- a CDS encoding anti-sigma factor family protein produces the protein MTDHNIPVTEDELHAYVDNELPAERRLAVEAWLAAHPDDAARVTSWRTMSDALHAKYDAVADEPVPPRLSVDQLSRPPRRWMVGAIAASLLAFAVGGGVGWAVRGASATPSVFANFTGDALEAHKLYVVEVRHPVEVAGSERAHLQQWLTKRCGWQVRAPELGDSGLKLVGGRLLPGPTGPASFLMYETASGERFTIFASRAETETTQMRYAASGGNGALFWADRGVGYVVSGGTDRDRLTQVARLVYDQNEKAGL, from the coding sequence ATGACCGACCACAACATTCCCGTCACCGAGGACGAGCTTCACGCCTACGTGGACAATGAGCTTCCCGCGGAGCGGCGCTTGGCAGTCGAGGCCTGGCTCGCGGCGCATCCCGACGACGCGGCGCGGGTGACGTCATGGCGCACGATGAGCGACGCGCTGCATGCCAAGTACGATGCGGTTGCGGACGAACCGGTCCCGCCTCGCCTTTCGGTCGATCAACTGTCGCGGCCGCCGCGCCGCTGGATGGTGGGCGCCATCGCCGCGTCGCTGCTGGCGTTCGCCGTTGGCGGCGGCGTCGGCTGGGCTGTCCGAGGCGCAAGCGCAACGCCGTCGGTGTTCGCGAATTTCACCGGCGACGCGCTCGAAGCACACAAGCTTTACGTGGTCGAAGTGCGCCATCCCGTCGAAGTGGCGGGCAGCGAACGTGCGCATCTGCAACAGTGGCTCACCAAGCGCTGCGGCTGGCAGGTGCGTGCGCCGGAGCTGGGCGATAGCGGACTGAAGCTGGTCGGCGGACGGCTGCTGCCCGGCCCCACCGGCCCCGCGTCGTTCCTGATGTACGAGACCGCATCGGGCGAGCGGTTCACGATCTTCGCCTCGCGCGCGGAAACCGAGACGACGCAGATGCGCTATGCCGCAAGCGGCGGCAACGGCGCCCTGTTCTGGGCTGATCGCGGCGTGGGCTATGTCGTGAGCGGCGGCACCGACCGCGACCGCCTCACGCAGGTCGCGCGGCTGGTCTACGACCAGAACGAGAAGGCGGGGCTGTAA
- a CDS encoding RT0821/Lpp0805 family surface protein, with protein MRILAPLRAKPVLERSLYRVREGRGLSPIGRLIAAASLVAVGCSASGCSMGTMFSKEPKKDDASDVTGSIGPILRSHDDTNLTDADLALARNAASDVLTRGQKDVSQPWENPETGARGSVTPLASTYTSEGRTCRDFLASYVRGTNEGWLQGEACQQPKGSWEIRNLKPWKRS; from the coding sequence TTGCGTATCCTGGCGCCCCTTCGTGCCAAGCCTGTTCTCGAGCGTTCCCTATATAGGGTACGTGAGGGCCGCGGCCTATCGCCGATCGGGCGGTTGATCGCGGCGGCATCGCTGGTGGCTGTGGGTTGTTCGGCCAGCGGCTGCAGCATGGGGACCATGTTCAGCAAGGAGCCCAAGAAGGATGACGCCTCGGACGTCACCGGCTCCATCGGCCCGATCCTGCGGTCCCACGACGATACCAATCTCACCGACGCCGACCTCGCTTTGGCCCGCAACGCAGCCTCCGACGTGCTGACCCGGGGCCAGAAGGATGTCAGCCAGCCCTGGGAAAATCCCGAAACCGGGGCGCGCGGCTCGGTCACGCCGCTGGCCTCGACCTATACTTCCGAGGGCCGGACCTGCCGGGATTTCCTGGCGAGCTACGTGCGCGGCACCAATGAAGGCTGGCTGCAGGGCGAAGCCTGCCAGCAGCCCAAAGGGTCTTGGGAAATTCGCAACTTGAAGCCCTGGAAGCGAAGTTGA
- a CDS encoding sigma-70 family RNA polymerase sigma factor codes for MSNDFRHSVETMIPALRRYARALARDTDIADDLVQDTLVRALRSEKLFLGGDLRAWLYTILTNLNRNRRRSLARQPTMMELHDTTADASGTEAEGRDISRALATLAEDQRAVLLLVVLEGLSYRDVADIQGVPIGTVMSRLARARAHVRAVIEGERPALRRVK; via the coding sequence ATGAGCAACGATTTCCGCCATAGCGTCGAGACCATGATCCCGGCCCTGCGGCGCTACGCGCGCGCGCTGGCGCGGGACACGGACATCGCCGACGATCTGGTGCAGGACACGCTGGTGCGGGCGCTGCGCTCGGAGAAGCTGTTCCTGGGCGGCGACCTGCGCGCCTGGCTTTATACGATTTTGACCAACCTCAATCGCAACCGCCGCCGCTCGCTGGCGCGGCAGCCGACGATGATGGAATTGCACGACACCACCGCCGACGCCTCCGGCACCGAGGCCGAGGGCCGCGACATTTCCCGCGCGCTCGCCACGCTGGCGGAAGACCAGCGCGCGGTGCTGCTGCTGGTGGTGCTGGAAGGTCTGAGTTACCGCGACGTTGCCGACATTCAGGGTGTGCCGATCGGCACGGTGATGTCGCGGCTTGCCCGTGCGCGGGCGCATGTGAGAGCCGTCATCGAGGGCGAACGCCCGGCGCTGCGGCGAGTGAAGTGA
- a CDS encoding DMT family transporter yields the protein MDNSHGHARWIGVACLGITAFGWGLNWPFMKLLLRELPPLSARGLAGVTACLILAIVALSRHERLSVPREVVPRLLLATFTNVIAWMGFGTVAMKWVSVSEGALLAYTMPIWATLFAWPLLGMRPTLRNVVSLCLGIVGIVILFGGEGFTFTYEKLAGASLALSAAILFALGNVLNRAPIPVPPVALVAWQVGLGCLVMLIFGLLFEKPDFQAVSFTGWALIGYMTIIPMGVCYLTWFETLRRLPPATASTGMLMVPVIGVVSAALVVGEPLGIREVLAMAFTLGGVTLALQRS from the coding sequence ATGGATAACTCTCATGGCCATGCGCGATGGATCGGCGTCGCTTGTCTCGGGATCACTGCATTCGGTTGGGGCCTGAACTGGCCTTTCATGAAACTCTTGCTGCGCGAACTGCCGCCGCTGTCCGCGCGCGGACTGGCGGGCGTCACTGCTTGTCTCATTCTGGCAATTGTCGCGCTCAGCCGTCATGAACGCTTGAGCGTTCCGCGCGAGGTCGTGCCGCGGCTGCTGCTGGCGACATTCACCAATGTCATTGCGTGGATGGGCTTCGGCACCGTCGCCATGAAATGGGTCAGCGTGAGCGAAGGCGCGTTGCTGGCCTACACGATGCCGATCTGGGCGACGCTGTTTGCATGGCCGCTGCTGGGCATGCGGCCGACGCTTCGCAATGTTGTCTCCCTGTGTCTCGGAATCGTCGGGATCGTGATCCTGTTCGGCGGCGAAGGTTTCACTTTCACTTATGAGAAACTGGCCGGCGCATCGCTGGCGCTCTCGGCGGCAATCCTCTTTGCACTTGGAAATGTTCTCAATCGCGCGCCGATACCGGTGCCGCCGGTTGCGCTTGTGGCGTGGCAGGTCGGCTTGGGTTGCCTTGTGATGCTGATCTTCGGTTTGCTGTTCGAGAAGCCGGATTTTCAAGCGGTGTCGTTCACCGGCTGGGCGCTGATCGGCTACATGACGATCATTCCGATGGGCGTGTGTTACCTCACCTGGTTTGAAACCTTGCGCCGTCTGCCGCCCGCGACCGCGTCCACTGGAATGCTGATGGTTCCTGTCATCGGTGTGGTGTCTGCCGCTCTCGTGGTGGGCGAACCGCTCGGCATCAGGGAAGTGCTGGCGATGGCGTTTACGCTCGGCGGTGTCACACTGGCGCTGCAGCGGTCCTGA
- a CDS encoding DnaJ C-terminal domain-containing protein, translating to MRDPYEVLGVQRGASSAAIKSAFRKLAKKHHPDANKGDPKAADRFAELNTANEILGDEDKRKQFDRGEIDAEGKPKFQSFESGFPGGGGGRRAGPGGFEYSFRTGGNPGGPGAGGYASGGAFEDILKSMFGGQAGAGMGAGGPGGPRGGAGTFEYDAPFAADLDLNVTMSVALEEAVQGATRRVRLPTGKELNVKIPAGVTAGQQIRLKGQGDTAPGHRPGDVLITVNIAPHPYFKVDGNDLRLELPITLYEAVLGAKVRVPTLDGAVQLSIPKNTSSGRTFRLKGKGMPIKGVSGADGAGDLFATTRIVLPDANDAELEALMEKWRTEHPTNPRSDFE from the coding sequence ATGCGCGACCCCTATGAGGTCCTGGGGGTGCAGCGGGGTGCCAGTTCTGCGGCGATCAAGAGCGCGTTTCGCAAGCTCGCCAAAAAGCACCACCCCGATGCCAACAAGGGCGACCCGAAAGCGGCCGACCGCTTCGCCGAATTGAACACTGCGAATGAAATTCTCGGCGACGAGGACAAGCGCAAGCAGTTCGATCGCGGCGAGATCGACGCCGAGGGCAAACCGAAATTTCAGAGTTTTGAAAGCGGCTTCCCCGGAGGCGGCGGTGGACGCCGTGCGGGGCCGGGCGGCTTCGAATATTCCTTCCGCACCGGCGGCAATCCCGGCGGGCCGGGCGCCGGCGGTTATGCCAGCGGCGGGGCGTTCGAGGACATTCTCAAAAGCATGTTCGGCGGTCAGGCCGGCGCCGGCATGGGTGCTGGCGGTCCCGGTGGTCCGCGCGGCGGCGCGGGCACGTTCGAATACGACGCGCCGTTTGCTGCCGATCTCGACCTCAATGTCACCATGAGCGTGGCGCTCGAGGAAGCTGTGCAGGGCGCGACGCGGCGCGTGCGGCTGCCGACCGGCAAGGAACTGAACGTCAAGATTCCGGCGGGCGTCACCGCCGGCCAGCAGATCCGTCTCAAGGGACAGGGCGACACCGCGCCCGGTCATCGTCCCGGCGACGTGCTGATCACCGTGAACATTGCGCCGCATCCGTATTTCAAGGTGGACGGCAACGACCTGCGGCTCGAACTGCCGATCACGCTGTATGAAGCGGTGCTTGGTGCGAAGGTACGGGTGCCGACCCTCGACGGCGCGGTGCAACTGTCGATTCCGAAGAACACCTCGTCAGGCCGCACGTTCCGCCTCAAGGGCAAGGGCATGCCGATCAAGGGCGTTTCGGGAGCCGATGGCGCGGGCGATCTGTTCGCGACCACGCGCATCGTCCTGCCGGACGCCAATGACGCGGAGCTTGAAGCGCTCATGGAGAAATGGCGCACCGAGCATCCGACCAATCCGCGCAGCGATTTCGAGTGA
- the pdxH gene encoding pyridoxamine 5'-phosphate oxidase, whose protein sequence is MTGPNTIKTPAELISGDFTAADEPFGLFAVWFAEAVKSEPNDPNAMALATVDPDGLPDVRMVLLKGFDTAGFVFYSHIDSAKGRELAATPKAGLLFHWKSLRRQVRIRGTVTPVTDAEADAYFATRPKQAQIGAWASKQSQPLESRMAFEKAIALNAAKYALGEVPRPPGWSGWRIAPQAFEFWHDRPFRLHDRITFTRTAPDAEWSKTRLYP, encoded by the coding sequence ATGACCGGTCCAAACACCATCAAAACCCCAGCCGAGTTAATTTCCGGTGATTTCACCGCCGCCGACGAGCCTTTTGGGCTTTTTGCGGTGTGGTTTGCCGAGGCTGTGAAGTCCGAGCCGAACGATCCCAACGCCATGGCGCTGGCCACCGTGGACCCGGACGGGCTGCCTGACGTCCGCATGGTGCTGCTGAAGGGGTTCGATACCGCCGGTTTCGTGTTTTACAGCCATATCGACAGCGCCAAGGGCCGGGAGCTGGCCGCCACCCCCAAGGCCGGACTGCTGTTCCACTGGAAATCGCTGCGCCGGCAGGTCCGGATCCGCGGCACCGTCACCCCGGTCACCGACGCCGAGGCCGACGCCTATTTCGCCACAAGGCCGAAGCAGGCGCAGATCGGCGCCTGGGCCAGCAAGCAGTCGCAGCCGCTGGAAAGCCGCATGGCGTTCGAGAAGGCCATCGCGCTCAATGCTGCAAAGTACGCCCTCGGCGAAGTCCCCCGCCCCCCCGGCTGGAGCGGCTGGCGCATCGCGCCGCAGGCGTTCGAATTCTGGCACGACCGCCCGTTTCGCCTGCACGACCGCATCACATTCACGCGCACCGCTCCCGATGCCGAATGGAGCAAGACGCGGCTCTATCCATGA
- a CDS encoding hemolysin family protein codes for MLLELGIVAVLIVINGLLAMSELAIVSSRPARLTGLVEKGVSGSRRALALASNPGKFLSTVQIGITLVGVLSGAFSGATLGPRLSAWLVSTGLSQGVADAIGVGVVVTLITYASLIVGELVPKQIALRDPEAVAVKVAPAMVVLAKISLPLVWVLDRSGKALLWALGHRGDAEEKVSEEEIRTLVVEAENAGVLEPGEKEMIAGVMRLGDLSVGAMMTPRHEVSTINLSDPPEVIRLAFKHSSHSRLPVFDGEETLGIVQAKDMLDVYLSDEEPDIRALIRDAPVIPETVDARDVVAILRDSPVHMGLVHDEYGTFQGVVTSADILESIVGSFHTEEGPAEPAFVKRDDGSILIAGWMPALEFAHLLDIPLPASRPYQTFAGFLLEKFGAIPSVGQSINADGWKFEVVDLDGRRIDKVLATRSE; via the coding sequence TTGTTACTCGAACTTGGAATTGTTGCCGTTCTCATCGTGATCAACGGCCTGCTCGCGATGTCGGAGCTTGCCATTGTCTCATCCCGCCCGGCGCGATTGACGGGCCTGGTTGAAAAGGGCGTGAGCGGTTCGCGCCGCGCACTCGCGTTGGCGTCCAATCCCGGAAAATTTCTCTCCACCGTCCAGATCGGCATCACGCTTGTCGGCGTGCTCTCGGGCGCATTCTCCGGCGCAACGCTCGGCCCGCGCCTGTCCGCTTGGCTTGTGAGCACCGGATTGTCACAAGGCGTCGCCGACGCAATTGGCGTCGGCGTGGTGGTCACGCTGATCACCTATGCCTCGCTCATCGTTGGCGAACTGGTGCCGAAGCAGATCGCGCTGCGCGATCCTGAGGCGGTCGCGGTGAAGGTCGCGCCGGCCATGGTCGTGCTTGCGAAAATCTCGCTGCCGCTGGTGTGGGTTCTCGATCGCTCGGGCAAGGCCTTGCTCTGGGCGCTCGGCCATCGCGGCGATGCCGAGGAAAAAGTCAGCGAGGAGGAGATCCGCACGCTCGTGGTGGAAGCGGAGAATGCCGGCGTGCTCGAGCCCGGCGAGAAGGAGATGATCGCGGGCGTGATGCGGCTCGGCGATCTTTCCGTTGGTGCGATGATGACGCCGCGCCACGAAGTCAGCACGATCAATCTGTCTGACCCGCCGGAGGTGATCCGGCTTGCGTTCAAACACAGCTCGCATTCGCGGTTGCCGGTGTTCGACGGCGAGGAAACCCTCGGCATCGTTCAGGCCAAGGACATGCTCGATGTATATTTGTCGGATGAAGAGCCGGATATCCGGGCGCTGATCCGCGACGCGCCGGTGATTCCGGAAACCGTCGACGCACGGGACGTGGTCGCGATTCTGCGCGACTCGCCGGTTCACATGGGACTGGTGCATGACGAGTACGGCACGTTTCAGGGCGTCGTCACCAGCGCGGACATTCTCGAATCCATCGTCGGCAGCTTTCACACCGAGGAAGGGCCCGCCGAACCGGCTTTCGTCAAGCGCGACGACGGATCGATTCTGATCGCGGGATGGATGCCGGCGCTCGAATTCGCGCACCTGCTCGACATTCCGTTGCCTGCATCGCGCCCGTACCAGACGTTCGCGGGCTTCCTGCTGGAGAAATTCGGCGCGATCCCGTCCGTCGGGCAAAGCATCAATGCCGATGGCTGGAAATTCGAGGTGGTCGATCTCGACGGCCGCCGCATCGACAAGGTGCTGGCGACAAGGAGTGAGTAG
- a CDS encoding organic hydroperoxide resistance protein has protein sequence MPTKVLYRTQATATGGRDGKASTTDGTFQVSLSTPKELGGGGGAGNNPEQLFAAGYSACFIGAMKAVSGTVGIKVPADATVTADVGIGPRSEGGFGLDVALTVALPGVDRADAEKLVATAHQVCPYSNATRNNLDVKITVV, from the coding sequence ATGCCCACGAAAGTTCTCTATCGCACCCAGGCCACTGCAACCGGCGGCCGCGACGGCAAAGCCTCCACCACGGACGGAACGTTTCAGGTCAGCCTCTCGACCCCGAAGGAACTCGGTGGCGGCGGCGGGGCAGGCAACAATCCCGAGCAGCTTTTCGCAGCCGGCTATTCGGCCTGTTTCATCGGCGCCATGAAGGCGGTCTCGGGAACGGTCGGTATCAAAGTGCCGGCGGATGCGACCGTCACGGCTGATGTGGGTATCGGCCCGCGTTCGGAAGGCGGTTTCGGTCTCGATGTCGCGCTGACCGTGGCACTGCCGGGCGTCGATCGCGCCGATGCGGAGAAACTGGTCGCCACCGCGCATCAGGTCTGCCCGTACTCCAACGCGACGCGCAACAACCTCGACGTCAAGATCACCGTCGTCTGA
- the aroC gene encoding chorismate synthase produces MSFNTFGHMFRVTTFGESHGPALGCVVDGCPPQIPLTVEEIQLDLDRRRPGQSRFTTQRQEADQVKILSGVMDTDKGQVTTGTPIALMIENTDQRSKDYSEIKDKFRPGHADFTYEAKYGLRDYRGGGRSSARETAARVAAGAVARKIMPDVKVRGALVQMGPHKIDRAAWDWDEVGRNPFFCPDKAKAEFFAEYLDDIRKRGSSIGAVVEVVAEGVPAGLGAPIYGKLDSDLALALMSINAVKGVEIGAGFGAAELHGEENADEMRMGNNGPVFLSNHAGGILGGISTGQAVVARFAVKPTSSILTPRRTIDKSGADTDIMTKGRHDPCVGIRAVPVGEAMMACVIADHLLRHRGQVGG; encoded by the coding sequence ATGTCTTTCAACACCTTCGGCCATATGTTTCGCGTTACGACCTTCGGCGAAAGCCACGGGCCGGCGCTGGGCTGCGTGGTCGACGGCTGCCCGCCGCAGATTCCGCTGACGGTGGAGGAGATCCAGCTTGATCTTGATCGCCGCCGCCCCGGCCAGTCGCGGTTCACGACCCAGCGGCAGGAAGCCGATCAGGTCAAAATCCTGTCCGGCGTGATGGACACCGACAAGGGCCAGGTCACCACCGGCACCCCGATCGCGCTGATGATCGAGAACACCGACCAGCGCTCGAAGGACTATTCCGAGATCAAGGACAAGTTTCGTCCGGGCCACGCCGACTTCACCTATGAGGCGAAGTACGGCCTGCGCGACTATCGCGGCGGCGGGCGCTCCAGCGCGCGCGAAACCGCGGCGCGGGTCGCGGCCGGCGCGGTGGCGCGCAAGATCATGCCCGATGTGAAGGTGCGCGGCGCGCTGGTGCAGATGGGCCCGCACAAGATCGACCGCGCCGCATGGGACTGGGATGAGGTCGGCCGCAATCCGTTCTTCTGCCCGGACAAGGCGAAGGCCGAATTCTTTGCCGAGTATCTCGACGACATCCGCAAGCGCGGGTCGTCCATCGGCGCGGTGGTCGAGGTCGTGGCGGAGGGCGTGCCTGCCGGATTGGGCGCACCGATCTACGGCAAGCTCGACAGCGATCTCGCACTGGCGCTGATGAGCATCAACGCGGTTAAGGGCGTCGAGATCGGCGCGGGCTTTGGTGCTGCCGAACTGCACGGCGAGGAAAACGCCGACGAGATGCGCATGGGCAACAACGGCCCGGTGTTCCTGTCCAACCACGCCGGCGGCATCCTCGGCGGCATCTCGACCGGGCAGGCGGTGGTGGCGCGCTTCGCGGTGAAGCCGACGTCGTCGATCCTGACGCCCCGCCGGACCATCGACAAATCGGGCGCCGACACCGACATCATGACCAAGGGCCGCCACGATCCCTGCGTCGGCATTCGCGCGGTGCCGGTCGGCGAGGCGATGATGGCCTGCGTGATCGCGGACCACTTGCTGCGCCATCGCGGGCAGGTCGGCGGCTAA
- a CDS encoding histidine phosphatase family protein: MPSPTVYFVRHGQTEWNAAGRFQGTQDIPLNDLGKSQAIRSGELLVDILAGDSHIPAKMPFVSSPLGRARNTMELLRGALGVPPHDYELDDRLREIGYGHWEGSTLPQMELSHPEVFAERQIDKWGVPPPGGESYASVTIRMRDWYDSLIQDTVTVSHGGSMRALLVALDVETPVGASDLMVEQGVVYVFADGQVTKHS; this comes from the coding sequence ATGCCATCTCCCACCGTTTACTTCGTCCGTCACGGCCAGACCGAATGGAACGCCGCGGGCCGCTTTCAGGGCACGCAGGACATTCCGCTGAACGATCTCGGCAAGAGCCAAGCGATCCGTTCCGGCGAACTGCTGGTCGATATCCTCGCGGGCGATTCCCACATCCCGGCCAAGATGCCGTTCGTGTCGTCGCCGCTCGGCCGCGCCCGCAACACGATGGAGTTGCTGCGCGGCGCGCTCGGCGTGCCGCCGCACGACTACGAGTTGGACGATCGTCTGCGCGAGATCGGCTACGGCCACTGGGAAGGCTCGACCTTGCCGCAGATGGAGCTGTCGCACCCGGAGGTCTTTGCGGAACGCCAGATCGACAAGTGGGGCGTGCCGCCGCCGGGCGGCGAGAGCTACGCCTCGGTGACAATCCGCATGCGCGACTGGTACGACTCGCTGATTCAGGACACGGTGACGGTGTCGCATGGCGGCTCGATGCGGGCGCTGCTGGTGGCGCTCGATGTCGAGACCCCGGTCGGGGCGTCGGACCTGATGGTGGAGCAGGGCGTGGTCTACGTTTTCGCCGACGGGCAGGTCACAAAGCATAGTTAG
- the fabI gene encoding enoyl-ACP reductase FabI: MAENMGLMRGKRGVILGVANNRSIAYGIAKSCRDQGAELAFTWQGDALKKRVEPLAKELGAITLGHCDVTDPATIDAVFAEVKKQWGKIDFVVHAIAFADKDQLDGRYLETTQENFTNSMLISCYSLTAITQRAEHLMTDGGSILTLSYYGAEKWMPHYNVMGVAKAALEASVRYLAADLGEKNIRVNAISAGPIKTLAASGIGDFRYILKWNEANAPLRRNVTQEEVGDSAMYLLSDLSRGVTGEVHHVDSGYHVTGMKRPEAPDISLGGKE, from the coding sequence ATGGCTGAAAATATGGGCCTGATGCGCGGCAAGCGCGGCGTTATCCTCGGTGTGGCGAACAACCGCTCGATTGCTTACGGCATCGCGAAATCGTGCCGCGACCAAGGCGCGGAACTCGCGTTCACCTGGCAGGGCGATGCGCTGAAAAAGCGCGTCGAGCCGCTGGCGAAGGAACTCGGCGCGATCACGCTCGGCCATTGCGACGTCACCGATCCGGCGACCATCGACGCGGTGTTCGCCGAAGTGAAGAAGCAGTGGGGCAAGATCGATTTCGTGGTTCACGCCATCGCGTTTGCGGACAAGGATCAGCTCGACGGCCGCTACCTCGAGACCACGCAGGAGAACTTCACCAACTCCATGCTGATCTCGTGCTACTCGCTGACCGCGATCACCCAGCGCGCCGAGCATCTGATGACCGACGGCGGCTCGATCCTGACGCTGTCGTATTACGGTGCGGAAAAGTGGATGCCGCATTACAACGTCATGGGCGTCGCCAAGGCCGCGCTCGAGGCCAGCGTGCGTTACCTCGCGGCCGATCTCGGCGAGAAGAACATCCGCGTCAACGCCATCTCGGCGGGACCGATCAAGACGCTGGCCGCATCGGGCATCGGCGATTTCCGCTACATCCTGAAGTGGAACGAAGCCAACGCGCCGCTGCGCCGCAACGTCACGCAGGAAGAAGTCGGCGACAGCGCGATGTACCTGTTGTCCGATCTGTCGCGCGGCGTCACCGGCGAAGTGCATCACGTCGATTCCGGCTATCACGTCACCGGCATGAAGCGCCCCGAGGCGCCGGACATCTCGCTGGGCGGCAAGGAATAA